Proteins co-encoded in one Cytobacillus sp. NJ13 genomic window:
- a CDS encoding GNAT family protein, with translation MKLVGEQIYLRLYKTLDASELANLHTRNREFFQRVSPLLPEAFYTEEHQKIRIEQALKKTDEGQLYAFGIFLKATDKLIGDISLTQIVRGVLQSCYTGFTLDKEYNGKGYTTEALQLAVDFAFRELKLHRIEAGAMPDNTASIRVLEKVGFKKEGIAKENIKINGKWTDHQILAIINSLDV, from the coding sequence ATGAAGCTAGTAGGGGAACAAATTTATCTTCGACTTTACAAAACTCTTGATGCCAGCGAGTTAGCTAACTTACATACTAGAAATCGAGAATTTTTCCAACGAGTTAGCCCATTACTTCCGGAAGCCTTTTATACTGAAGAACATCAAAAAATACGTATAGAACAGGCATTAAAAAAGACAGATGAAGGGCAGTTGTATGCTTTTGGTATCTTTTTAAAAGCAACTGATAAACTTATCGGAGACATTTCATTAACTCAAATTGTTAGGGGAGTGCTCCAAAGCTGTTATACCGGATTTACTTTAGATAAGGAGTATAATGGAAAGGGCTATACAACAGAAGCTCTTCAACTTGCTGTAGACTTTGCTTTTAGAGAATTAAAACTACATAGAATTGAAGCAGGAGCTATGCCTGACAATACAGCATCTATTCGTGTATTAGAAAAAGTAGGGTTTAAAAAAGAAGGTATAGCTAAAGAAAATATAAAGATTAATGGCAAATGGACAGATCATCAAATATTAGCTATCATCAACAGCCTGGATGTGTAA
- a CDS encoding class I SAM-dependent methyltransferase: MKQNKYDDVNFFSAYKKMARSVTGLEAAGEWHVLKELLPELRDKSVLDLGCGFGWHCRYAREQQARSVIGVDISEKMLEQAREMTHDSFISYIKMPIEDIDFSDSPFDVVISSLAFHYIKSFEAICNKVYDCLKPGGSFVFSVEHPIFTSRNEQEWYHDDKGNRLHWAVDNYQLEGLHETAFLTENVIKYHRTFSTYINALINAGFNIRTIKEPIPSEEMLISIPEMKDELRRPMFLIISAEK, encoded by the coding sequence ATGAAACAAAACAAGTATGATGATGTGAATTTCTTTTCTGCTTATAAAAAAATGGCACGTTCAGTCACAGGACTTGAAGCTGCAGGAGAATGGCATGTTTTAAAAGAACTTTTACCCGAACTTCGAGATAAAAGTGTACTTGATTTGGGATGCGGTTTCGGCTGGCATTGCCGTTATGCTCGTGAGCAGCAAGCAAGGTCTGTAATTGGAGTAGATATATCTGAAAAAATGCTTGAACAAGCTCGTGAAATGACTCATGATTCCTTCATTTCATACATTAAAATGCCAATTGAAGACATTGATTTTTCAGACTCTCCATTTGATGTTGTCATCAGCTCATTGGCTTTTCATTATATTAAGTCCTTTGAAGCAATTTGTAATAAGGTCTATGATTGTTTAAAGCCTGGAGGTTCTTTTGTCTTTTCAGTTGAACATCCAATCTTCACTTCTCGGAACGAACAAGAATGGTATCATGATGACAAAGGGAATCGTTTGCATTGGGCAGTTGACAATTACCAATTGGAAGGATTGCATGAAACAGCATTTCTAACTGAAAACGTTATAAAATACCATCGTACATTTTCAACTTATATCAATGCCTTAATTAATGCTGGATTTAATATAAGGACAATTAAGGAACCTATTCCCTCTGAGGAAATGTTAATCAGTATTCCTGAAATGAAAGATGAACTCCGCAGACCTATGTTCTTAATAATCTCAGCAGAAAAGTAA
- a CDS encoding VOC family protein, whose amino-acid sequence MPVTNVDLSSDWYVNKLGAELSYKDQDKAILNFANQSIFLVKSNENQSSNFFDIYGNERCSLTFEVNGLNALEAIHKDFRQSEIRVGEIENRGHMGRNFVFYDLDGNKFDVWSELSLIFKEKYLISK is encoded by the coding sequence ATACCAGTAACAAATGTAGATCTTTCTTCTGATTGGTATGTAAATAAATTAGGTGCAGAGTTAAGCTACAAAGATCAAGACAAAGCTATTTTAAACTTTGCCAATCAAAGTATTTTTCTTGTGAAATCTAATGAAAATCAAAGCTCCAATTTCTTTGATATTTATGGTAATGAGCGTTGTTCGTTAACATTCGAAGTTAATGGATTAAATGCCTTAGAAGCAATTCATAAAGACTTTAGGCAAAGTGAAATTAGAGTTGGAGAGATTGAAAACAGGGGACACATGGGAAGAAATTTTGTTTTTTATGACTTAGATGGTAATAAATTTGATGTATGGAGTGAACTAAGTCTGATCTTCAAAGAAAAATATCTTATTTCCAAATAG
- a CDS encoding amino acid ABC transporter ATP-binding protein: MLHVKNLHVSYNQKEVLKGINLSVEKGEVVSFIGPSGTGKTTLLKCINYLEKPQQGEIQIGDLRLNYQSLSKQDTLKLRRKTAMVFQMFNIFKHKTVIQNVMDAQIAVQKKSKNEAYAMSLKQLEKVGLKDKINEYPSRLSGGQLQRVGIARGLALEPELILFDEPTSALDPELVEEVLKVIEDVAKSGMTTLLVTHEMDFAKRISDKVVFMENGHIVEVGTPEQIFEKSVNVRTRQFLKKIYAEQDQQKLNTKGG, from the coding sequence ATCTTACACGTTAAAAACTTGCATGTTTCATACAACCAAAAAGAAGTGTTGAAAGGTATTAACCTATCGGTCGAAAAAGGCGAGGTTGTATCGTTTATTGGTCCGAGTGGAACAGGGAAAACGACCTTATTAAAATGCATCAATTACTTAGAAAAACCCCAACAGGGCGAAATTCAAATCGGAGATCTGCGTCTCAATTATCAAAGTTTATCCAAGCAAGACACCCTAAAGCTTCGCAGGAAAACCGCCATGGTGTTCCAGATGTTCAACATTTTCAAACATAAGACGGTCATCCAAAATGTAATGGATGCTCAAATAGCCGTTCAGAAAAAGTCCAAAAACGAAGCGTATGCCATGAGTTTGAAACAATTAGAAAAGGTAGGTCTTAAAGATAAAATAAATGAATATCCGTCTCGCTTATCGGGAGGACAATTACAAAGGGTCGGCATTGCACGTGGCTTGGCGCTTGAACCCGAGTTGATTTTGTTTGATGAACCTACTTCAGCTCTTGATCCCGAATTAGTAGAGGAGGTATTGAAAGTAATAGAAGATGTAGCAAAGTCCGGTATGACAACGCTTCTTGTCACCCATGAAATGGACTTCGCAAAGCGGATTTCCGACAAAGTGGTCTTTATGGAAAATGGTCACATTGTGGAAGTGGGAACGCCTGAACAAATCTTCGAGAAATCAGTGAATGTGAGAACAAGGCAGTTTTTGAAGAAGATCTATGCAGAGCAAGACCAACAAAAATTAAACACTAAGGGTGGTTGA
- a CDS encoding RNA polymerase sigma factor gives MKPIDNITKDIVDETRKVRGEFFEIISDHSTDLWNYCKYITGSPWDGEDLYQESIIKAFGLLPQRWSEITDKKHYLFRVATNTWIDLCRKLKREVRLLEEISEPIEDFSSPLLLEEILLSLDSILTPKQLAAFLLLNIFQFSAEEVAGIVQSTPGGVYSSVQRARRKIASFDFTQSKSGLNSREKNVTIQSYLKAFNNGDLNGMLALFSVQAQNEAYLGFQEFSKDEMIKGSLRFGLPGHRAQEIILWDKPVIIVFADGDHGPEIHDIQVQEIENGKIVNHKSYFFRKEFILAAAKELGVNAQLKKPPVDWT, from the coding sequence ATGAAACCAATTGATAACATTACCAAGGATATTGTTGATGAAACCAGGAAGGTAAGAGGTGAATTTTTTGAAATAATCTCTGATCATTCAACCGATTTATGGAATTATTGTAAATATATCACCGGTTCCCCTTGGGATGGTGAAGATCTATATCAAGAATCAATTATAAAAGCGTTTGGGCTTCTCCCTCAACGGTGGAGTGAAATAACTGACAAAAAACATTACTTATTTAGGGTTGCAACAAACACTTGGATTGACCTGTGCAGAAAGCTAAAGAGGGAAGTAAGATTATTAGAAGAAATATCTGAACCTATCGAAGATTTCTCTAGTCCTCTATTATTAGAAGAAATTCTATTATCTTTGGATTCTATATTGACACCTAAACAACTTGCGGCATTTCTTTTACTAAATATTTTTCAGTTTAGTGCTGAAGAAGTAGCCGGCATCGTACAAAGCACTCCGGGAGGGGTCTATTCTTCAGTACAGCGAGCGAGAAGAAAAATAGCTTCTTTTGATTTTACTCAATCAAAATCTGGTTTGAATAGCCGAGAAAAAAATGTAACCATTCAATCATACTTAAAAGCATTTAATAATGGAGATTTGAACGGTATGTTAGCACTATTTAGTGTTCAAGCACAGAATGAAGCCTATTTGGGTTTCCAGGAATTCTCTAAAGATGAGATGATTAAAGGCTCTCTGCGGTTTGGTCTACCCGGTCATAGAGCTCAAGAAATTATACTTTGGGATAAACCAGTTATTATTGTATTTGCTGATGGCGATCATGGACCAGAAATTCACGATATTCAAGTACAAGAGATTGAAAATGGAAAAATAGTAAATCATAAAAGTTATTTCTTTAGAAAAGAATTTATTTTGGCTGCTGCTAAAGAGCTTGGAGTAAACGCTCAGTTAAAAAAGCCACCGGTGGATTGGACCTAA
- a CDS encoding NAD/NADP octopine/nopaline dehydrogenase family protein: MSYAVMGGGNTGQAIAGYLKLNGESVKLYTRDPQKAERISTQGLEVKGIYSGHVDLEASTTMDQVIAEAQFIIVSTTAIGHETIVNQIKPFLQPNQTIIFFPGYWGALECERILGTDLITEKNITVAETSAMPFVSLADQAGSVAITKIKYNVLISTLRKENQIAPSFMERFPQLIPGESVFETSLNNTNAVIHPPITLFNAARIDASERFQYYPDGASPYSCNYVEKMDKERLEIASRLHVDLQSILNMLNEFYDSDYPTLYEALPGLFPTGLGPTTLDYRYLTEDIPFGLVPISELGKILGVATPYTDSIISTASLLMNSDYRQVGIRFQGLTEENLRRMTMVQRI; encoded by the coding sequence ATGTCATATGCAGTAATGGGCGGTGGAAATACAGGGCAGGCCATTGCAGGATATCTGAAATTGAACGGAGAAAGCGTGAAATTGTATACCCGTGATCCACAGAAAGCTGAAAGAATTTCTACACAAGGGTTGGAAGTGAAAGGGATCTATTCGGGGCACGTCGATTTAGAGGCATCGACCACCATGGATCAGGTGATTGCAGAGGCCCAGTTTATCATTGTATCGACGACGGCTATAGGGCATGAGACGATTGTCAATCAAATTAAACCGTTCTTGCAACCCAATCAAACCATCATCTTTTTTCCAGGCTACTGGGGTGCACTAGAATGTGAACGAATTCTGGGCACTGATTTGATTACAGAAAAGAACATTACAGTGGCTGAAACGAGTGCCATGCCTTTTGTCAGTTTGGCCGATCAAGCCGGTTCTGTTGCGATCACTAAAATTAAATACAACGTACTAATTAGTACGTTGCGTAAAGAGAACCAGATTGCTCCATCGTTTATGGAAAGGTTTCCGCAATTGATTCCTGGAGAAAGTGTATTTGAGACTTCCTTAAATAATACCAATGCGGTGATTCATCCTCCGATCACCCTGTTTAACGCGGCAAGGATTGACGCATCCGAGAGATTTCAGTACTATCCTGACGGAGCATCTCCCTATTCCTGTAACTACGTAGAAAAGATGGATAAAGAACGACTGGAAATAGCAAGTCGTCTACATGTCGATCTTCAAAGTATTTTGAATATGTTGAATGAATTTTATGATTCCGATTATCCCACGTTATATGAAGCTTTGCCTGGCTTGTTCCCTACTGGATTAGGTCCTACGACACTCGATTATAGGTATCTGACAGAAGACATTCCTTTTGGACTTGTTCCGATTTCAGAATTAGGGAAAATCTTAGGGGTGGCAACCCCGTATACCGACTCTATCATCAGCACGGCATCTTTACTTATGAACAGCGACTATAGGCAAGTAGGGATTCGCTTTCAGGGGTTGACCGAGGAGAATCTACGGCGGATGACCATGGTACAGCGCATATAG
- a CDS encoding GntR family transcriptional regulator: MNERAKVSRVSTKDIAHKALREMIIKGELEPGQPIAEEELAKELQISRTPLREALQILELEGLVNRSLNGRMNVAPISIQEVKEIFVIRSNLEGIVVEDAIDNITQKDIDQLTHLIELLKMAISLEDYETIDRFGKQFHEYIYTVSGNKMAVKFLYQLNSMINRYRRLAHKSIGDTKQSVKEHKMILHYIIQKDKINAVEEMKKHILGSLNQAIKTVEKYEHTQF, translated from the coding sequence TTGAATGAAAGAGCAAAAGTCAGTCGAGTCTCGACGAAAGATATTGCACATAAAGCGTTGAGAGAAATGATCATCAAAGGTGAATTGGAACCGGGTCAACCAATTGCGGAGGAAGAGTTAGCCAAAGAGCTACAGATCAGTCGAACCCCTCTTAGAGAAGCACTTCAGATCTTGGAACTGGAAGGATTGGTCAATCGCAGTTTAAACGGCCGAATGAATGTGGCGCCGATTTCGATCCAAGAAGTGAAAGAAATATTTGTTATCCGTAGCAACTTGGAAGGGATTGTCGTTGAAGATGCCATTGATAATATCACGCAAAAGGACATTGACCAATTAACCCATCTCATCGAATTACTCAAAATGGCGATAAGCCTGGAAGATTATGAGACAATCGATCGATTTGGTAAGCAATTCCACGAATACATTTATACGGTGAGTGGCAACAAGATGGCGGTCAAGTTCTTGTATCAGCTCAACAGCATGATCAACCGGTACAGGCGATTGGCACACAAAAGTATTGGCGATACAAAACAATCCGTAAAAGAACATAAGATGATCCTTCATTACATCATCCAAAAAGACAAGATCAACGCAGTAGAAGAAATGAAGAAACATATTTTAGGTTCGTTGAATCAAGCCATCAAGACGGTCGAAAAATACGAACATACCCAATTCTAA
- a CDS encoding NUDIX hydrolase, which produces MLRVDVVYALIYNKDSEQILMVNNKGQGWSLPGGAVEKDESLEQAVVREVEEETGLAIKAGNVLAVNEAFFQEKGHHALLITFEANLLGGECEIRYEEEITEIKWVDLQRANKLMPYFPNGVEGLLKSSSTYTFQS; this is translated from the coding sequence ATGCTGAGAGTTGATGTCGTTTACGCTCTTATTTACAACAAAGATAGTGAACAAATTTTAATGGTTAATAACAAAGGGCAGGGTTGGTCACTTCCTGGTGGTGCAGTTGAAAAAGATGAAAGTTTAGAACAAGCTGTTGTTCGTGAAGTCGAAGAGGAGACAGGGCTAGCTATTAAGGCGGGAAATGTTTTAGCAGTTAATGAAGCGTTTTTTCAGGAGAAAGGTCATCACGCTTTATTGATAACATTTGAAGCAAATTTATTGGGGGGAGAATGTGAAATAAGATATGAAGAGGAAATCACAGAAATAAAATGGGTTGATTTACAAAGGGCAAATAAGTTAATGCCCTACTTTCCAAACGGTGTAGAAGGTCTGCTTAAATCGTCTTCAACCTACACTTTTCAATCATAG
- a CDS encoding IS3 family transposase (programmed frameshift): MGKTGRTYQKYTEDFKIRAVNLYKEGNKSYRTVSEELGLRSPTQLKKWVMKFNQGESFEDLRGRAGGNTDSNPLKGRPRTNFKSIQEERDYYKAQVEYLKKRLSKSTRGGIIPKAERFEIINELSGIYPIAWLAEIAQVSRSGYYKWLKTTSLREDRQTKEYLIKSHIMAIHHTYPFYGYPRMKIALKDEGFHINHKKVYRLMTDMNIRAEIRKKRNFFGRKPSVIYSNLLNRNFKALKPDEKYVTDITYIQVGDSFYYLSVILDLYNNEVLAWNISKRNDLELVLNTIDLLTQKRNVYGAILHSDQGFQYTSNQYHKKLKKIGIQGSHSRKGNCLDNACIESFFSHLKTEKLYRSQFKTEKELIQILEEYMYLYNYKRFQKKLNQCAPVEYRLTLAA; the protein is encoded by the exons ATGGGGAAAACAGGAAGAACGTATCAAAAATATACAGAAGATTTTAAAATAAGAGCAGTAAACCTATACAAAGAAGGAAACAAAAGTTACCGAACAGTATCGGAAGAGCTAGGTCTTCGAAGTCCAACCCAATTAAAGAAATGGGTTATGAAATTTAATCAGGGAGAGTCCTTTGAAGATTTAAGGGGACGTGCAGGCGGTAACACAGACAGTAATCCACTTAAAGGGCGCCCCAGAACGAACTTTAAAAGTATCCAAGAGGAAAGGGATTATTATAAAGCTCAGGTTGAATACCTAAAAAAGCGGT TATCCAAATCTACACGAGGAGGGATCATCCCAAAAGCAGAACGATTCGAAATCATAAACGAACTAAGTGGTATTTACCCTATCGCTTGGTTAGCTGAGATTGCGCAAGTCTCAAGATCAGGTTATTATAAGTGGCTTAAAACGACCTCCCTTAGGGAGGACAGGCAGACCAAAGAATATCTAATAAAATCACATATTATGGCTATTCATCATACATACCCTTTTTATGGTTACCCTCGTATGAAAATAGCTCTTAAAGACGAAGGATTTCATATTAATCATAAGAAGGTATATCGATTAATGACTGATATGAATATTCGAGCTGAAATTAGGAAGAAGCGAAACTTCTTCGGAAGGAAGCCTTCCGTTATTTACTCAAACTTATTAAACCGTAACTTTAAGGCTCTAAAACCAGATGAGAAATACGTAACAGACATTACGTATATTCAAGTTGGAGATTCATTTTATTACCTTTCCGTTATACTCGATCTTTATAACAATGAGGTTTTAGCCTGGAATATTTCAAAGAGAAATGACTTAGAATTGGTCCTTAATACAATCGATCTATTAACACAAAAAAGAAACGTGTATGGTGCGATCCTGCATTCAGATCAAGGCTTCCAATACACGTCTAATCAATACCACAAAAAGTTAAAGAAAATAGGCATTCAAGGCAGCCATTCTCGCAAAGGAAACTGCCTCGATAATGCCTGTATTGAGTCTTTCTTCTCTCATCTAAAGACAGAGAAGCTATATCGATCACAGTTTAAAACAGAAAAAGAATTAATTCAAATACTTGAAGAATACATGTATCTCTATAACTATAAAAGATTCCAGAAAAAACTAAACCAGTGTGCTCCGGTTGAATACCGACTCACACTGGCTGCTTAG
- a CDS encoding IS110 family transposase, with protein sequence MKFKMQDKQNQLIERISAKHLVIGVDIAQQFHVARAVNFRGIVLGDPITFQNDEDGFSTLLNWINNIKRLHKLEVSIIGMEPTGHYWINLSKWLIKRNIEVVTVNPHLVKRNKENRDNTQSKSDKKDALVIADMVKNGYYSYVRHASEPFEKLRVLMSNRDVVVKRLVSSINQLNRWVDIVFPELRQVFKDITAKGAIATLRLFPTPMELSSMKPDKIVAGWKSLMKRQPGLKKAYLLLNVARKSVGTRQAIGAYKFHLEQLLEEYDLAVLQLNRVELTIKKELLKIPFADKLLKIKGISDISLAGILGEAGDLSGFSHGNSLLRHAGLHLSEASSGKWKGQIVLSKRGRSRLRRFLYLATISLVVNNAEFKAIHSNNVKVKKMKKMKSIMKLVGKLARIFVGIARNNEPYCPEKVQPLTDLAA encoded by the coding sequence ATGAAGTTTAAAATGCAGGACAAACAAAATCAACTAATCGAAAGAATTTCTGCCAAGCATCTTGTAATTGGAGTAGATATTGCCCAACAATTCCATGTAGCCAGGGCTGTCAATTTTCGTGGAATTGTTCTAGGAGATCCAATCACTTTTCAAAACGACGAAGACGGTTTCTCGACCCTATTAAACTGGATTAATAATATTAAAAGATTACATAAATTGGAGGTATCCATTATCGGAATGGAACCTACAGGCCATTATTGGATTAACCTTTCAAAATGGCTGATAAAGCGAAATATTGAGGTAGTAACAGTTAATCCACATTTGGTTAAAAGGAATAAAGAAAATCGTGATAATACGCAATCAAAGAGTGATAAGAAAGATGCCCTGGTCATAGCCGATATGGTGAAGAATGGTTACTACTCCTATGTGAGACATGCTTCTGAACCTTTTGAAAAACTTAGGGTTCTCATGTCTAACCGGGATGTTGTTGTTAAAAGGCTTGTAAGCTCTATTAATCAATTAAATCGCTGGGTGGACATTGTTTTTCCCGAACTCAGGCAAGTCTTTAAAGACATTACCGCAAAAGGGGCAATCGCCACACTACGGCTTTTTCCAACTCCGATGGAACTGAGTTCCATGAAGCCAGATAAGATCGTTGCCGGTTGGAAATCACTCATGAAAAGGCAGCCAGGGTTAAAGAAAGCCTATTTACTTCTCAATGTAGCCAGGAAATCTGTCGGTACACGGCAAGCCATAGGGGCCTATAAATTTCATCTGGAACAATTACTCGAAGAGTATGACCTTGCGGTTCTACAACTAAACAGAGTCGAGCTGACAATCAAGAAGGAACTTCTTAAAATCCCTTTCGCCGATAAACTGCTTAAAATCAAGGGAATTAGTGATATTTCTTTAGCCGGTATTTTAGGTGAAGCAGGAGATTTAAGTGGGTTTTCGCACGGTAATTCTTTACTCCGCCACGCTGGGCTCCATCTCTCTGAAGCTAGTTCTGGGAAATGGAAAGGACAAATTGTCTTATCAAAACGCGGAAGGTCAAGACTCAGGCGTTTCCTTTACCTGGCCACTATCAGCCTGGTGGTAAACAACGCTGAGTTTAAGGCTATCCACTCCAATAATGTGAAGGTTAAGAAAATGAAAAAGATGAAATCAATAATGAAACTGGTTGGTAAATTGGCCAGGATTTTTGTAGGAATAGCACGCAATAACGAACCGTATTGTCCAGAAAAAGTTCAACCCCTAACAGATTTGGCAGCTTAG
- a CDS encoding AraC family transcriptional regulator — MEHYEVIEKSLLYIENNLQQPLTLESVSNSFNISKYYFHRLFSAIMGCSLNQYTLSRRLNASVQYIQNENLSLTEIAYQLNFGTPSSFARAFKSQYGIAPSSLRKNGTTIALEDIPPVIKRPIKNINGDIVADFTLTNFKTTQISGIAFEVDLARSDFKEKIRAYSRMLVNCIDETISSSCYVIYSNCQPNSTKFKALVGIPQTLNINKPNFFTVEVQQFFSAKFKYNGDLLDIGEVFITDFARFLKISKQETEESDIELIHVFDDIHNLDTSYHIFVPIKKLSSDDVD; from the coding sequence ATGGAACACTATGAGGTAATTGAAAAATCCTTATTGTATATCGAAAATAATTTGCAACAGCCATTAACATTGGAGTCTGTTTCAAATTCCTTCAATATATCTAAGTACTATTTTCATAGACTTTTCTCTGCAATAATGGGCTGTTCATTAAACCAATACACTTTATCAAGAAGATTAAATGCATCTGTTCAATACATTCAAAATGAAAACTTATCATTAACAGAAATAGCGTATCAACTAAACTTTGGAACTCCATCGTCCTTCGCCCGCGCCTTTAAAAGCCAATATGGTATTGCGCCGAGCTCTTTACGAAAGAATGGAACGACCATAGCTCTAGAAGACATTCCACCAGTAATTAAAAGACCAATTAAGAACATTAATGGAGATATCGTTGCCGACTTTACACTCACAAATTTCAAAACTACTCAAATAAGTGGGATAGCATTTGAAGTTGACTTAGCCAGAAGTGATTTTAAAGAAAAGATTCGAGCCTATTCGAGAATGCTCGTAAACTGCATTGATGAAACAATCAGTAGTTCCTGTTATGTCATCTACTCCAATTGCCAGCCAAACTCGACTAAGTTCAAGGCACTAGTCGGGATTCCACAAACTCTAAATATCAATAAACCAAATTTTTTCACAGTAGAAGTTCAACAATTCTTTAGTGCGAAGTTTAAATACAATGGTGATCTACTGGATATTGGAGAAGTCTTTATTACTGACTTCGCAAGGTTTTTAAAGATTTCAAAACAAGAAACTGAGGAATCCGATATTGAACTTATTCATGTGTTTGATGATATTCATAACCTTGATACCTCCTATCATATATTCGTGCCAATCAAAAAACTCTCCAGTGACGACGTTGATTAG
- the plsY gene encoding glycerol-3-phosphate 1-O-acyltransferase PlsY, which produces MLNISTLILSYLIGSISFALVVGKLCYKIDIRGYGSGNLGATNTYRILGKKAGLIVAIADLLKGTFACLLPQILNSTVNPIICGLLAILGHVFPIFAGFKGGKAVATATGVLLFLTPLGTLTGFVVFILTLIMSKYVSLSSMLAGVGIFIYSLIFEDRVIIALSLFISVLVIILHRKNIKRIIKGTENKLW; this is translated from the coding sequence ATGCTCAATATTTCAACACTAATTTTAAGTTATTTGATTGGTTCAATTTCATTTGCTTTGGTTGTCGGTAAACTATGCTATAAAATCGATATTCGAGGTTATGGCAGTGGAAATCTTGGTGCAACCAACACCTATAGGATACTTGGAAAGAAAGCAGGACTAATTGTTGCAATTGCTGATTTATTAAAAGGTACATTTGCTTGTTTACTTCCCCAAATATTAAACTCTACGGTCAACCCCATTATATGTGGTTTATTAGCCATATTGGGACACGTATTTCCTATTTTTGCAGGGTTTAAAGGCGGGAAAGCTGTTGCGACAGCAACCGGAGTTTTATTATTTTTGACACCTTTAGGTACTTTGACTGGCTTTGTGGTATTTATATTAACTTTGATAATGTCTAAGTATGTTTCACTAAGTTCAATGTTAGCTGGAGTAGGAATATTTATTTACAGCCTTATATTTGAGGATAGAGTCATTATTGCCCTTTCATTATTTATTAGTGTATTAGTGATAATTTTGCATAGGAAAAATATCAAAAGAATAATAAAAGGAACTGAAAACAAACTATGGTAA
- a CDS encoding DinB family protein, with protein MYHSLSDFYKSWEFETGATSRILKNLTDESLKQEVTPNQWSLGRIAWHTVTAIKVISSQAGLRFAAPGEDWSVPSSANFIAESYTNSSNNLVEALETQWTDETLLEQIDFFGIKMTKGSLLLFLNQHQTHHRGQMTILMRQAGLSVPGIYGPSKEEWTQFGMAEPKQTLFD; from the coding sequence ATGTATCATAGCTTAAGCGATTTTTATAAATCCTGGGAATTTGAGACTGGGGCTACAAGCAGAATTCTTAAGAATCTCACCGATGAATCATTAAAGCAAGAAGTCACTCCAAATCAATGGTCTTTAGGGCGTATTGCGTGGCATACGGTCACTGCTATTAAAGTGATTAGTTCACAGGCAGGTTTAAGGTTCGCAGCTCCTGGTGAAGACTGGTCTGTCCCATCTTCAGCTAATTTCATTGCTGAAAGCTATACTAATTCTTCAAATAACCTAGTTGAGGCTTTGGAAACTCAGTGGACTGATGAGACCCTGTTGGAACAAATTGATTTCTTTGGCATAAAAATGACTAAGGGAAGTCTGTTATTATTTTTAAACCAGCACCAAACTCATCACCGGGGACAAATGACTATACTAATGAGACAAGCAGGACTTAGTGTTCCAGGGATTTATGGTCCCTCAAAAGAAGAGTGGACACAATTTGGAATGGCTGAACCAAAACAAACTTTATTTGATTAA
- a CDS encoding VOC family protein produces the protein MRINRIDHVSINVNDLSEAKAFFLDLGLEVQAEWELDGEQLDRIVGLNDVKTACVGLGMPDGQAWIELVKFYTPSDEKDIQQPLANTLGIRHICFAVEDIEAIVAKLKKKGTEIFSEIQQYEESYKLCYVRGPEGIILELAEKIR, from the coding sequence ATGAGGATCAATAGAATAGATCATGTGAGTATAAACGTAAATGATCTTTCAGAGGCTAAAGCGTTTTTTCTTGATTTAGGACTTGAAGTGCAAGCGGAATGGGAATTGGATGGAGAACAGTTGGACAGAATAGTTGGGCTTAATGATGTTAAAACGGCATGTGTGGGATTGGGGATGCCAGATGGTCAGGCATGGATAGAGCTAGTCAAATTTTATACGCCATCAGATGAAAAAGATATTCAGCAACCTTTGGCAAATACGCTGGGTATCCGACATATTTGCTTTGCTGTTGAAGATATTGAGGCTATTGTTGCAAAATTGAAAAAGAAAGGCACGGAAATCTTTAGTGAGATACAGCAATATGAAGAAAGTTATAAGTTATGCTACGTTCGTGGTCCAGAGGGAATTATTTTAGAGTTGGCGGAGAAAATCAGATAA